One Melospiza melodia melodia isolate bMelMel2 chromosome 1, bMelMel2.pri, whole genome shotgun sequence genomic window carries:
- the NRBP2 gene encoding nuclear receptor-binding protein 2 — protein MAVPEPDARLAQEKEEESEEESEVLEESPCGRWQKRREQVNQGNMPGIQSTFLAMDTEEGVEVVWNELLFTDRKAFKAHEEKIQTMFEQLVLVDHPNIVKLHKYWLDVRDSKARVIFITEYVSSGSLKQFLKKTKKNHKAMNARAWKRWCTQILSALSFLHSCDPPIIHGNLTSDTVFIQHNGLVKIGSVWHRVFANALPDDLRSPMRIEREEQRNLHFFPPEYGQKADGTAVDIFSFGMCALEMAVLEIQTNGDTRVSEEAIARARHSLDDPNMREFILSCLTLNPDRRPSANSLLFHRVLFEVHSLKLLAAHCFINHQYLMPENVVEEKIKELDLNMVMAEIRREGRPAVQWRYSEVSFLELDKFLEDVRNGIYPLMNFAASRPHALPRALSQPPEDPQKAKTPTPEPFDVETRKVVQMQCNMELNEDKSQWHLTLLLILEDKLHRQLSYDLLPTDNSKDLATELVHYGFIHEDDCEKLAAFLESAFHKHRSQAL, from the exons gtgaACCAGGGGAACATGCCTGGCATCCAGAGCACCTTCCTGGCCATGGACACCGAGGAGGGCGTGGAGGTGGTGTGGAACGAGCTGCTCTTCACTGACAGGAAGGCCTTCAAAGCTCACGAG gagAAGATCCAGACCATGTTTGAGCAGCTGGTGCTGGTGGATCACCCCAACATCGTCAAACTGCACAAGTACTGGCTGGACGTCAGGGATAGCAAGGCCCGG GTCATTTTCATCACAGAGTACGTGTCCTCCGGGAGCCTCAAGCAGTTCCTGAAGAAAACCAAGAAGAACCACAAGGCCATGAATGCCCGG gcctggaAGCGCTGGTGCACCCAAATCCTCTCAGCTCTCAG tttCCTGCACTCCTGTGACCCCCCCATCATCCACGGGAACCTGACCAGTGACACCGTGTTCATCCAGCACAACGGGCTCGTCAAGATCGGCTCCG TTTGGCACCGGGTGTTTGCCAACG cGCTCCCGGACGATCTGCGCAGCCCCATGAGGATCGAGCGCGAGGAGCAGCGGAACCTGCACTTCTTCCCTCCGGAATACGGCC AGAAGGCAGACGGGACGGCCGTGGACATCTTCTCCTTTGGGATGTGCGCACTGGAG atGGCCGTGCTGGAGATCCAGACCAACGGGGACACGCGGGTGTCGGAGGAGGCGATTGCGCGGGCCCGGCACTCCCTGGATGACCCCAACATGAGG gagtTCATCCTGTCCTGCCTGACCCTGAACCCCGACCGGCGCCCCAGCGCCAACAGCCTCCTGTTCCACCGCGTGCTCTTCGAGGTGCACTCGCTGAAGCTGCTGGCAGCTCACTGCTTCATCAACCACCAGT ATCTGATGCCCGAGAACGTGGTGGAGGAGAAGATCAAGGAGCTGGACCTGAACATGGTGATGGCAGAGATCCGCAGGGAGGGGCGGCCCGCAGTgcagtggag GTACTCCGAGGTTTCCTTCCTGGAGCTGGACAAGTTCTTGGAGGACGTCAG GAACGGGATTTACCCCCTGATGAACTTCGCCGCCTCCCGGCCCCACGCGCTGCCCcgagccctgtcccagcccccgGAGGAcccacagaaagccaaaacccccACGCCAGAGCCCTTCGACGTGGAGACCAGGAAg GTGGTGCAGATGCAGTGCAACATGGAGCTGAACGAGGACAAGAGCCAGTGGCAC CTCACGCTCCTGCTGATCCTGGAGGACAAGCTGCACCGCCAGCTCAGCTACGACCTGCTGCCCA CTGACAACTCCAAGGATTTGGCCACAGAGCTGGTGCATTACGGGTTCATCCACGAG GACGACTGCGAGAAGCTGGCCGCGTTCCTGGAGAGCGCCTTCCACAAGCACCGCTCCCAAGCcctgtga